The segment aaataaataattaaataaataaataaggtaaTTAGGTAATTTTATAAACAAATTCCCCAAATAGTCTTTTATAATTATGCAAGTTGATTTTAACCTAATTTATCCCCTTTTAATTACCACCGACGTCACTTTGAAAAACCCCCCATAGGATTCGATCGAAAGTGAACAAGATCGACATCGTACATAGTCTCACTTCTGTGATAAGAAGGAATCAGAAGATCTGCCATTATAGCCTCTTCAAGCTGCATCCCAATTCGCTTCTCCAGTTCTGTAACCAAAGTCGGTGCCACGTTAAATGGGGGAAAAGGATCTTTGATCCTTAGTCATCGTCTTCATCTGATCAGAAAGGAAAGACGAACAGAAGCAGGCAACGGCGCGGTGATCAGTGGTGGCTATTGTCAACAACGGTGGAGGCGAGGGGTTGCTCTGGTGACTCCTCCTTGTTTCTTCTTTTCTGACCCGTTCCGCAACCCCACACGAAAAAGGAAGAAGCAACTGTAAGGGGTGTTTAGAGTTATTTGTTTGACGGGAAAGAGGGTTGAACAAAGTTAGTAACAGGTGGTGTGTTTGGCTTGTTGGGAAATTGATGAGAAGTAAGGAAAATGAGAGGGATTCATTACCCTCTTCACTGCCAGAAACCTCCACCTCTGGTGGAGGTTTTCTCAACTAAACTTGATGAACAAGGAGGTAACGGAATAGTCAAAATCATAACAGTTCTATCAGGGGGTGTTTTGTTGCTTTAATTGATAGAAAAAGAAGAAGGGATGAGAGGACAATGCCTCCTGCTGTTTCTCGGAAAACTCCCTCCTGTGGTGTTTGTGTTTGGCTGAACATAGAAGAGAAAGGGAAAGATGAGATAGATTGAGCTAAAAAGGAATGCAAGGGAAGGTAATAAGATTGATTGCATCTATTTGTGATCTTATTTCAGATCAGCTCGCGTAGTTTTTTAGGTTCAACTCCTCCAAATCTTATAAACATCGTTTTGCTTGCAGTTTCTTATgtaaagtgtgatttttggtttatGCTAACTTGATAATCATGTATTTGCTTCTGGGTTAGGTTATTTTTGGTTGATGCTAACTTGATAATCATGTATTTGCTTCTGGGTAAGGTTTTTTAATGATCAATTTTTGTTGTTGCTGGTATCAAACCCTATTAGTCAACTTAGATAAAGCACTAGAAACTAGTTATTACCACTTAGATAATCATACTGGATAAGAATTGAATGACAAAATATTTGAAGATGGATTTCCAAACTTATCAATACCTAATGCACTAGACACTAGTTATTTTTGGtttcttttttgtttctttttcattGTTGGTTGCTATTGTTTTATGTGGCAGATTATTTTGTCAGTTGGTATGTAGTGTATTCTATCCGAATGTCTATTATAAATGTATTCCATCAGaatgtgtttatatgtatataaataattcgTTAGTTCTAATAAGTGTatttttgatttgaaaagaagaTATAACGTATTTTGGATTCTAAAAGAAGATCTAGTGTATTCTCGATTCGGTAGAAGATGAAGTCCTTACAAGAAGGAGATGATGATTCTTACTACAACTTCAAGAATGTTCTAGTGATAATCAACAATTTCAGAATAAATgtaatttatattcatagttgtattctttaagaataaaagTAATAAATGATTTTAGTAGTATtgataacattagaataaaatgtttttcttttcaagataaccataatcacattctgttagaatgaccGAATTAATAGAATTATTATCCAAAAAAATATCAGATTTTTAAGTTAAAAGAATTAGTTATTCCATAAAATCtgcaattttccttttttaaatttatgttagttgactaaaatacccttattatgaaattatatgttatttttaaattatCTTTAATTCAAtcttatgtattaatcactttcttaaaataactaaaatgattggtccacaatcaatcctatatccacacaataattagttagaatataataacctaagcctatatatatatatatatatatatatatatatatatatatatatatatatatatatatatatatatatatatatatatatatatatatatatatatatatagggaaaagtgaatatacccatAAGGGTATATAAGGTTAGGTACCCTTAACCAGAAAACTATGTAGTTTCGATTATTGGATtaaatttctcaaaaaaaaaaaaaatacaatttccatAAATTATTTGCTATGTTCCTAATTAGACTCAACTACTGATAACATCAAAACACGTCTTCCATGATACGCTTGATGATCGGCTGCAAATCACGTCTTCCTTGATCAATACAATAATTGGCTGCTTATCACAAAAAAAATTAGAGAAATCGAATTCAAAGAAAtcgatttcaaaaaaaaaatctccaTTCAAAGAAAAACCGACTTCACAGaaaccattttaaaaaaaaaaaagcagtCTAGTAATTTCGAATTTCACCATTACCGAGTTTATTCAAATTGGAATTCAATTCAGTGAGTTCTTAGAAATCACAACTCATAACGAATTGGGTTTGATTAGATCTTTAAAAACTACAAATCGCAGCATCCCCTGTTTTTTCTTCCAGACCACTTCCAAGTAAGTCATTGATCTCGTGTTTTATGGcctatgttatgtgtatatgatTACTAAATATCAGCAACATGAACTAATTGTGAAGTTTCAaagtttggattttttatttcaattggAATCGGTTGTAATTTATTTTAATGAATGATTTTTTTAGAAGAATTCTTTGAACTTTGGATGAGCTCTTTTACACCAGCATTACATCTGATGAGAACGTATTACTTTCCCAATGTATTTAACTTTTGTAGTTCTTTATTCTCGGTTTTCATTtgtatttaaaattgaaatttggcTGCCATTATGTGATTTAAACGAAAGTATGATGCTACAAAAACTACAAATATCCCATGTTTTGGTTAAGAATACTTCCAAGTAGTTTTTCTAAAACTAACATTGATATGATTATTAAAGtcttttagaatttaatattcgAGATTATTGTTACAGTGTTCTTTATTATCTAATGAATCTTTTTTGTTCATGGATTTTAAAAGTGACATTGTTGTTTTTAGACATTGTCATTGCTtgttattatgtttttttatgtatAATGTTTCCATTATATTCAATATAAAACAATTTTGTGTTAATCTTTTATTTGGAAATATGCATCGTTGTCTACTGCAGGTGATAATGAGTGAAGCCGAAGCAAGTAATCAAGCTATAGAACCATATATAACCGAAGATATTGACACAAATGATTAcatggaagcaacatatgaaCATGAAAAAATAAACAGTATCGGTGTGAACATTGAATTTGATGAAGATGATATTAATGATGAAACGATATTGGGAAAGATTTTTGATACACCTGATGATGCCTATACTTTTTAtaatgattattcatttttgcatgGATTTGGTATACGTAGAGATGACACAATTAAAAATCCTAAAACAAATGAGCCTTTTCGGAAGATATATGTATGCAACAAAGAAGGTTTCAAACGGATGGACAAAAATGATTCAAGTGAAAATGAGAAAAAATGTCGTAGAGATGTGAGAACCGGATGTCAAGCAAAGATTCGAATAACAAGACAGGAGGATGGGAAATGGTTGGTGGACTCCTTTAATGACATACACAATCACGACTTGACCATGACACCTACGAAGGTTATGAAGCATCGATCTCATAGCAATTTCCACCGTTCAATAGAAGGTAAATCTCTTATGGTGCAATTTGGTGAAGCAGGGTTGAGACCTTCTCAGATTAAAAAGGCTGTTAACACAATGAAAACCTCAAATGTAGCTGATGTAACTTCAAAGCAATGTGCTGATGTCTTATCTGAGCATCGAAAACAACATAGAGGAAAGGAGTTCTATGGACTTATAAAACATTTTCAAGATAAAACATTAGTTGACAGTGACCAGTATTTTGTCGTGGATTTGTCTGATGATGGGTATCCTAGAAATATCTTTTGGGCTGATGGTAGATCAAGAGATGCCTATACAAAATTCAGAgatgttgttgtgtttgatgtcattTATATGACTAACAAATTCAAGATGCCTTTTGCTCCCTTTACTGGAGTGAATCATCATGGACAGTCTATACTTTTTGGTGGAGCATTGCTTGAAAACGAAAAGGAAGAGACATTTGAATGGTTATTTGAACATTTCCTCAAATGTATGTTTGGCAAGTATCCGCAGGCAATTATTACTGATCAAGACAAAGCAATGGGAAATGCAATAAAAAAGGTGTTTCCGAATACTCGACATCGTTTTTGTTCATGGCATATCATGAAACATGAAACTGAACACCTTCGATCATATGTTTCCCGTTACAGTGATTTTCAAGAAACGCACAAACAATGGGTAAATAGTGACACCATTGAACAATTTGAAGCAACATGGGAGGTTATGCGTACTAAGTATGAACTAGAAagcaactgttggattagtgacaTGTATAACCAACGTATACATTGGGCTAAACCCTTCTTGAATGATACTTTCTTTGCTGGTATGACAACAACCGGACGAAGTGAGAGTATCAATTCATTTTTTGATGGATTTGTTAATTCGAGGACCATGTTGAATGAATTTGTTGTACAATACGACAAAGCAATTGAGTCTCGAAGGGCCGCCGAAGAAGATGAAGACTTCAAGACTATGAACTCGAGGCCGGTTCTTTCTTCAGTGCATCCAATCGAAGCAAAAGCAGGTCAATGTTATACTAGAAAGAtgttttatactttcaaaaaagAATGGACTGAAGCTATTACCAATTTGACTCATGAGACTATAGGAAAAACTACAGTGGAAAGCACATACCGAGTTGGGCAATTGGATGTTGATAAAAAATATTGGCGCATTGTTACCTTTCATTCTTTGGATCATGTCAACGTCACATGTTCCTGTGCGAAGTATGAGACAAATGAGATTTTGTGTAAACATAGCCTATATGTGATGAAGAAGAAGCATGTTAAGGAACTCCCGAGTCACTATATTTTACCACGACGGACCCTTAATGCTAGGTACAAACTAGGTAGTGCTAGTATCGGACTCGGAGAAATGAATACTGAAAATGGAGTTAGTGCCTACATACTATGGTGTGTCCGttcaaattttacaaaactaATTGAACAAGCTAGAGACTCCCCTTTAGAGATACAAAAAGTCAATACGCTATTGATAAGTCTTTTAGatgatcaaacaaatcgaaagAAATCTATGTCTTTAGAGAATGCATCTCAAGGTTCTTGTATGGGAGTTTCGCAAATAGATATGATGCCACAATTATTTGTCCGCGATCCTGTTGGTCCAACTACTACAAAAGGGCGTCCTAAACTTGCAAGTAGAATCAAGTCTTCTTTAGAAGCCCCCAAAAAACGAACATGCTCTTACTGTCAAGGATTAGGTCATTATGCTACTAGTTGTTTAAAAAGaaaggtaataataataataatataatattcaTGATTGAGAACTCTAATAATCACATTAACAATTTGTTATGTTTTTCATGTATCAGGCGGATGAATCGTTGCAAGAAACATAATGATGAGATGTGTTGTTTCTATGAGCAAAAGAAAAACTAGATGCTTCATGACATTTTTTGGGTTAACTTCACCTTTTTCATGTTTTAGACATAAACGGTGTATGGATAATTTAGAAGTTTTTGATGCTTTTTAACAGTTCTAATATTTTAGAATGAAATTTGTTGATTGTTTATCAtggtattttatgaaaaaaacaaaattatgaaggtattttgtgaaaaaacgaaattatgagggtattttgtgaaaaaaacagAAGTACGATagtattttatgaaaaaaaaaacaaaattatgagggtattttgtgagAAAACGAAATTATgtgggtattttgtgaaaaaaccaGAAGTATGAtggtattttatgaaaaaaaaaacaaaattatgagggtattttgtgaaaaaatagAAGAAcgatggtattttgtgaaaaaaaaacaaaattatgagggtattttgtgaaaaacaaaattatgagggtattttgtgaaaaaacagAAATAtgatggtattttgtgaaaaaaacaaaattataaggTTATTTTGTGAAAACACgaaattatgagggtattttgtgaaaaaaaacagAAGTACGAtggtattttatgaaaaaaaaaaacaaaattatgagggtattttgtgaaaaaaagaaattatgagggtattttgtgaaaaaacgaAACTTATCTGCAATTACAGGGTAAGAAAGAAAGTATGCTATCATTTTGGTTAGTGTTGTGTTATCTACACATAAGTTTGATGTTTTTTAACATCGTTGGACGATTTTGCCCTTGTCCAAAATATGGTAATCCTCAAGACCTCAGAGTGAATTATCTTAACTGAAAGGTGGTAAAATTAAAGATTTTGACTTTAAAATCACCTAATTCTTTTTCCATATTCAGAATCAAATACGAATATTCTACAAATTCAACACAATATTTTCAtagttttagcaaaaaaaaaaaaaacaaggttCAATTGAGCTATTACAAGTAATCTTTCATTTTATTCATATTCAGCATTATAGAGCTTGAAGTCAAAACATAGGGCccgtttctttttcttctttaagATAAAGTGTTTTATGCATAAAATCTTTCGGTTGAGACTGAATACAAGTAATAACCGTTTTAACCTTTGATTAAATGGTCATTTAATTAAGTAAACTATAAACTATACAGGGGTATTTCCTTATTGAACTAATGAACTAtctaaaatatgaataaatgaccaatttacccttcgGTCAATCCAATTAGCTATACACATGAGTTTCTTTTTGACTtcaacagaaaaaaaaaacaaaaaaaaaacaactgaACTTAATACAGAAAGTAAGAAATGAGGCTTTCCCCATTTAATGGCTATCTTGGCTTTAATTCCTTGATGGGTCAATAAACTAGTTTTCTAGGTGGTATATGGGATGCTCTAATCTGATATACATCATGGTGAACAGGGACTCCAAGAGCCTGAAAAACAAATTCTTGAAAATTAATGGATGgaaaatgaagaagaaggttGAAAAGGGTTTGAACTTAATACTGGAAGGATTCCATTCCAAAATAAGGAAGCTTCAATAAGATGATAAAAACAGAGGAAAAAAGAGAACTTGAAGTGTTCATACCTACACAGAGAAAGTTTCACAAGGGCTAGATATGAATCCAGTGAGCTTTGGAACAACGAGTTTCCCCCAATAAATCAAGGAAGCTTGATATAATTTCTGAATCGTTCTGTTTGTGTCTCTTATGCAACCACTCTTCCTGTATCCTAATGTTAACATCCCTGCAATACAAATAATTTCAAAGCATTAAAAACCACAGGTATTGCAGAAGCAGGACAATTTTCTTTATAAGTTTTAAGGCAGTTTTCATGCCAAAACCAGGCACCAGATGTTGAATTCTAGGAACACCATCTGCTTCATCACCCAAAATGCATCCTATAAACAAGATATTTCTGTAAGAAATACCCTCTTTAAAATAGTTTCATGAACAACAACTCAATCTTTTCATGAGTCACATCAACAAGAGAAAGTGTATACTTACTAAGTCTTAAATTAGAGAGTGGATCACACTTGTTGAATGGATATAGTACTACAGCAGCCTAGCGAGATTGTTGAATGGATATAGTACTACAGCAGCCTAGCGAGATTCCATTAATAATGAAATGAGCTCAATATTCATAAGGGTGCATAAACTATTGCTGAAATCAACTAAAACATATGGATAAAATACTACAACAGCTTAGCAATCAACTGAAGATTCCAGTGCACTTCTTCTACTTCTCTGCCAGAAAAAAGAGCTATATTTGATAAGATTGCTTCCAAAAAGTCTTTCAGATACCTTAAAATCCAAAGATTTTGACTTAAATCACTGAGTTATCTAAAACGACCAAACTCTCATTGAGATAAAACAATTGGCCTGTTGGGCTTAAAATTTGGCATAGAAACGTAATGGGGAGAGGTGGTGCTTACGACAATAACAGGGTCTGTAAGGCTGACTTCGGAGAAGAAAAGGAAAATCCAGTGAGCAAAAGAGTGTAAACTCGGGGTGCTACCATCATAACAGATTGGGTTTACATCCAAAAAGAACACccttttcttcttcttgatgaTGATATTATTAACAGTATCATCATCTCCCTTTACTTCGTTTAGGTCATGCTTTGGTTGCAACAGCAGCCCACCAACTGTTCGACCTTCTGTCCGAGAAGAAGCAATAAGGGCAGCACTAGGTTTGGCTCGGAGCTTCGTGCGCATGAAAGAGGGAGTTGAGCGAAGAGTAGTCGGATTATGAATACCCATATACATACCCATCGCTATACGAGCTTCTAGGCCGTCCACCATCATCACATTCACCCTGATGCACCTGCAAGTGTAAGTATCTAGTCAATTGATTTGCCGAGGGCTAGATAGAGAACTCATTGGAACGATGGGTGATTGTGCCTCTTGAACCCAAGAAAAAAAAACCGAAAACATGTGTGTGGGATCGAAATACCTGTTGGATGATCAAATAATCGGATGTTAACTCAAATCCCCAACGATCACCTCACCTGTTGGTTGATACGAGCTAACACAGAAGAGCTAAAGACGAAGAATTGATTGGGGGCTTGATAAACTTCATTTccgatgtatttttttttttttttttgagaaatttaATCCAAGACTACATAGTTTTGGGGTTAAGGCTAACCTTATATACCCTTATGTTTATATTcattttttccatatatatatatatatatatatatatatatatatatatatatatatatatatatatatatatatatatatatatatatatatatatatatatatatatatatatatatatatatatatatatatatatatatatatatatatatatatatatattaatgagaGGGGGATTGATTTTGGCCTTATCACATATTCTATTATGTCTATAATGTCGGGCCCCCATTCACCCCACAATCACTGTCATGAACATCAAGAATTACATACCAATCCTCCTTGATACGGATGACATCCAATACACATCTTGGGCCAAACTTTTCAAGATACCTTGTCGTGCATTTAAGGTCCTTGATCATATTATTCCACCCGCTTCATCTACTTCAGCCAAAGAAAAATCTTAAAGCTGATGAACAGGGTCACGTCTGGATGTCATTGTGTTACAATGGATATACGTGATGATTTCTAAAGATCTCTTCGTAACCATTCTCTCGCCAGGAACCACCGTTGTAGCCGTTTTGAAGGCCATTGAAAACATCTTTATAGACAGCAAACCGGCCCGTGCTCTCTATCTTCACCAGAAATTTGCAAAAGTCAAGCTTAACAACTTTCCTAACATGGTGGCATATTACCAAGAAGTCAAAAATCTCTCTCTAATCAGCTAACTAATGTCGAGACTCCTGTAGACAATCAGCGACTTGTTCTACAGCTTATCTTCAGTCTCTCGGATTAATACGACAACATCACCACACTTATCCAACAATCCACTACGGTACTCGACTTCTACACCGCCCACTCTAAACTTTGTCTCGAGGAAACCAGAGAATCACTGCATAACCCACCCGTCACTGCCCTCACTGCCTCCATCACCGCACTAGCAACGAACATCGCCAGCACAACCACCTCTGATCAGCGAGACAACGGACCATATTCTCAGTCGCAGCAGCCCCGGTCCCCAGGTCCGGGCCATTCAGATGGATCTTATCGTGGGCGGGGTCGAGGTGGATGGGGCAGAGGTCGGGGACGTGGACATGAGTTTAACGCTCTTATCGATAATAATAATACTTGGGATTTGGTACCTCGTCTTCCAAATATGAATATTATTGGCTACATGTGGATTTTTAAGCACAAAACTAAAGCTGATGGGTCACTAAAGCGCTACAAGACATGTTTGGTTTGTGATGGCAGGTCACAACAAGTAGGGATTAACTGCGATAAAACTTTTATTCTGATAGTAAAATCGGGTGCTTAGCATTGCTTTACATAAACGGTGGGTCATAAACCAACCGGATGTAAAGAACGCATTTCTTCACGAGCACCTTTCTGAGACAGTTTTCATGCACTAACCTCTTGGGTTTCAGGACTCTACACACCCTAATCATGTTTGCAGGTTGAAGCGCTCACTTTACATTCTAAAACAAGCACCGCATGCGTGGTACCAACGCTTCACTGACTATGTTACCACCATTGGTTTTCAACATAGCACATGAGATCACTCCCTCTTATTTACCGTCACGGCCCGGATACAACATACCTCCACCTTTATGTGGACGATATCATCTTCACTGCCTCTTCTATGTCACTGTACACCCGACTATTTTCATGCCTGTCATTTGAGTTCACCATGAAAGACCTCGGGCTCTTGCACTATTTTCTTGGCATTTCTATCAAGTGAGACGTTACCAGCATGTTCCGCTCTCAGTAAAAATATGCATCGGATATCATTTCCAGGGCCAAAATGGAGAACTGCAATCCAGTACAAACCCCGGTTAATGCAGCAGGAAAACTAAGCAGTGACGCATGCAATCTTATCGATAATCCCTCCACATATCGTAGCCTTGTTGGGGTTCTTCAATACCTTACTTTCACCAAGACCGACATTTCTTATGTTGTCTAGCAGGTGTGCATGCACATGTACGCCCCAAAAAATGCTCATTGGGATGCTCTAAAACGCATTATCCATTATGTTAAGGGCACCGTTCACATGGGATTGCACATGTCTACGAGCTCCCCAACCAACCTCGTCTCACACCAATGCAGACTGGACAGGTTGCCCAGACACTAGGCGCTCCACTTCTGGCTATTGCGTTTATTTAGGGACAACTTGGTCTCCTGGTCTTCTAAACGCCAAACAACTATCTCTCGCTCCAGCACCGAGGCAGAATACCGAGGGGTCGCTAATGTTGTAGCTAGAATCTGTTGGCTATGTAACCTGTTACTTGAGATTGGTATGCCACCTAAACGCACATCACTGGTTTATTGTGACAATGTCAGTGCCCTTTATCTGTCTCAAAACCCGATTCAACATCAACGTACAAAACACATTTAAATCGACAttcattttgttcatgaaaaagtGCAACATGTTGGTGTTATTCCAAACCAAGTCAAAGCCATGTATTTTATTTAGGGGCAATACAATCTTTTGTTGGGAGTATGACTAAGTAAATAGCCACGTTTGGCTCTAGAGAGTTAGCAGGCAGTAGATGCAGTCATTTTAGGATAATTAGTTGAAAGTATGTTATATAAATATCCTTGTAATCGATTGATTGAAGTATCAGAATAAACACAGAAAAATTTCCCTGCATCTTCTCTCTTTTTACTTTGTTTTTGCTGTGTAAAACAGGGCCTGAACCAAcatttggtatcaaagcaggtTGAAGCAGGTTTGAGAGTCGGTGTCAAGAAAGGAGGAGCAGCCCTTGGTTGCAGGGTTGAGAACGGAAAAGAAGAAGCCAGTGAGATTAACAGATAAAATTGTGAAGGGAGAGAAGAGGTAGAAGAACAAGATGATGAAGGGGTTGAGTCAAGTGAAAACCCCAGAAGCTTTGAAAGCCCGAGTACCAATTCTATGACAGAAAGGTCAAGAGGAAGATAAGAAGCAAGGTTGATCATGGTTGTTGATCAGAGAAAGATGCAGCAGCAGAAACTTGTTCTATTTTAGCAAGAATCAGTAAGCAAGAAGAGAtacaaagaaagaaagaagaaataaGAAAGAACGAAGATTGTGACCTGCAACCTGTTGGCTGTTGCTTTTTGGAGAAAGAAAGAAACACAGAAAGGAGGATCAAACCAGGGTGGTTCTCGGTTGTGGTGTGTTCTGGCTTCTGTTCTGGTGTTAATGGCTCACAAGGGTGTTGAAAGATGAAAGTCCGGTTGTGGTTGTTCGATCCCAGAGATAGCAGAAGACGGTTATTGAGGAACAAAACAAGCAAGCATGTCAAAGCAGCAAGTGATTAAGACGCAGGAAGGGTCGGTTGCAAGAAAGAAAAGCAAGATAGCAGCAAGTAGCAGACAAGAAAGAAATCAAGCAGCAAGAGCGATCTATTTTGATCAAGGAAGAAAGAAAGAAGCAAGACCGAATGAGAAGCTTCAAGACCGGTGGCACCTAGACCGAAGACCGAAGAGGTAAACGAGACCGACAGTTTACCTGAGAAAGAGACTGAGAGAAAGAAAGAAGTTTGGCAGAAATGATTTGGattaagggggagaatgttggtgTTAATCCAAACCAGGTCAAAGCCATGTATTTTATTCAGGGCAATTCAGTCTTTTGTTAGGAGTATGACTAAGTAAATAACCACGTTTGGCTATAGAAAGTTAGTAGGCAGTATATGCAGTCATTTTAGGATAATTAGTTGAAAGTATGTTATATAAATATCCTTGTAATCGATTTATTGAAGTATCAGAAT is part of the Lactuca sativa cultivar Salinas chromosome 7, Lsat_Salinas_v11, whole genome shotgun sequence genome and harbors:
- the LOC128127189 gene encoding protein FAR1-RELATED SEQUENCE 5-like translates to MSEAEASNQAIEPYITEDIDTNDYMEATYEHEKINSIGVNIEFDEDDINDETILGKIFDTPDDAYTFYNDYSFLHGFGIRRDDTIKNPKTNEPFRKIYVCNKEGFKRMDKNDSSENEKKCRRDVRTGCQAKIRITRQEDGKWLVDSFNDIHNHDLTMTPTKVMKHRSHSNFHRSIEGKSLMVQFGEAGLRPSQIKKAVNTMKTSNVADVTSKQCADVLSEHRKQHRGKEFYGLIKHFQDKTLVDSDQYFVVDLSDDGYPRNIFWADGRSRDAYTKFRDVVVFDVIYMTNKFKMPFAPFTGVNHHGQSILFGGALLENEKEETFEWLFEHFLKCMFGKYPQAIITDQDKAMGNAIKKVFPNTRHRFCSWHIMKHETEHLRSYVSRYSDFQETHKQWVNSDTIEQFEATWEVMRTKYELESNCWISDMYNQRIHWAKPFLNDTFFAGMTTTGRSESINSFFDGFVNSRTMLNEFVVQYDKAIESRRAAEEDEDFKTMNSRPVLSSVHPIEAKAGQCYTRKMFYTFKKEWTEAITNLTHETIGKTTVESTYRVGQLDVDKKYWRIVTFHSLDHVNVTCSCAKYETNEILCKHSLYVMKKKHVKELPSHYILPRRTLNARYKLGSASIGLGEMNTENGVSAYILWCVRSNFTKLIEQARDSPLEIQKVNTLLISLLDDQTNRKKSMSLENASQGSCMGVSQIDMMPQLFVRDPVGPTTTKGRPKLASRIKSSLEAPKKRTCSYCQGLGHYATSCLKRKADESLQET